In Citrus sinensis cultivar Valencia sweet orange chromosome 3, DVS_A1.0, whole genome shotgun sequence, the sequence TTCTATCAACAGAAAGGGTAGCTTGGCAGAGATAGCCTGGACAATTGCTGACATTCAGTTGTTTTTAAAGCACCAAAATCCCTCCAGAATTCAATTTGTCCCAAGAGTTTGTAATGCTTTAGCTGATTCATTAGCTAAATTAGCTTTAAGCTTTGAAAGACCTGCTCTGTGGCTGGAAAATTTTCCAGAAAATGTTTTGCTGTTGTTTTCAAAGTCAGTTTAATGGAAAGCTTTACTTTcccttcaaaaaaaaaaaaaaaagatcgaTCTGCGTTGTGCACTTTGTTCCATTTCTATCAATTTATtacttagtttttttttttaataaaaggtataaattcatttatctaTTTTGCACCTAATGCCTTTTGAAGAATAGATATAGATTGAGATTATgcataaaaaagatattttctttGCCTTATAGATCGACTCCAACTACGAGGTACAAGTGTGAATTTTAAGGCTAGGAAAACATTGTTCAGTTATTATACAAGGtgaattataaataaacaaaatgtcTAACCTTAgatataaacattaaaatgtAAGGTGTCTGTGTTGGAGAAATAGGCAAACTCTAATAATATAATCAATCTTTTTCTTATACAAGCATAAAAATCATGAATTGAAATATAGTGATGCTACTGACTTGACAATAAAATAGAAGAGGAAGAATTTGTtagaacaattaatttttagtgcAAACCATCACCTATAATGTAGGAATATTTATGTTGTATTAATAAGaatcaataaatgaatatgCAAAAGTGTACCTGGATCTATAATACTTAATTGCTCTCTAGTCTCGTGTGGTTTGTCTTTCAAATCAATAGATTCTTCTAGAGAATCCTTTAAACTGCTCTATGCACTCCCTCTAACGATGGAATGTcagtaaaaaatataataatacgTGTGACTTAGGGATTGTAACAACTTATATAAATAAGTTTTCctgttattattaaatatttttatttcaactcatcatagaaataaaaattacacttAAGTCtctaaacatgaaagattCATGTCCTATTAGATATATTAAAGTCTAAATTACCGAAAACCTTAATGGATCACTTTTAATTGGACTTAACCTTATATGACAATTTacaacacataattatttacatataagtCTAATGTTGGGTAAAGGATTCGACAGCGTTGGTTTAGGATCCGACATAATTAATAACGGAACAAAGAGTGATAGGATTCCATTCCATTCTCGGCAGGTGCAATGTGAGTTGATTTCAGTTTCACCATGATACATATATTATGATCAAGTAGACTTCTCCCTCTTTGGAGCAGAATTTTGTTCTTGCGCAAACTAGGACTAGTTCCATGCAATTACATTAGTATTTTgctgtttgatttctttaaattGTGCACGCCTTCCAGGGTGTAATTGCTTCAAAGTGAGCATAGCTAACAACCACTTGTAAGTTTCAAATTAGAGGAAGTTTTtggtattatattttattcattatgtGTGTACGCAcatcattataattaattgaaatgtacatgtaataaaaaataaataaaaaaggtgCAATGCTTCGTAAACACCCAAGAATTTTCCTTCAAATTATGTTGGTTTCATTggattcaattattttcagtGCTTTTAATACTTTCCAAAAGTTACTAATTAAATCGAATACAAATCATTGCCGAAGACTGATCGCTGATGGATCTTCTCTTCTGCAAAATTAATAGTGAAATGAAATTAACGCAGCCTTAAGCGATCATTTGATCAAATATATTGTTAATGTTTCTGGCCCGATCCCCAATAACCAATAAACTGGACGTCTGGACCCATTAGGatcaaagaattattatttaacccACCATTTTTGACACGCGAGCACTTGATCGTTGAGTCACGCACATGGTTGATAAACTTCTATCTTATGATGCGTCGTTTACTTATGGGTGGTAATTATGGGCGGATCCAATTAAGgcccaataatttttttttaaatgtaccTCAAGcttttttctaaaaaagttaaataaataaatttagacacatctttcatatattaaaagatttgtAGTTCAATGGTAAGAGTGCTATTTAATGATTTCAAAATCTTAGTTCAAATCGCATTAgccacattattttattttttaaaataatttgtgaaaaaGACTtcgaaaaatgatattttcacgcatttaaaaaaataatttattgttgttattatttagaatttaaaaaaaaagtaataaaatttgagtttataagacttaaaatatattcaagtgaacattaaaataatctaagtttttttaaactaaacccccctcattttaatttctggATCCGCCACTGGTCGTAACATGCTAATCTGGATCAAATTGCTGCAACGAACAGCTTTTGATTATCATTTGATGTTAAACTTATAAGAATTTGTAGTTTTAAAGcttcattttcataattgttTAATTGACTATAATTTCTAAAACCAAATGGCTGACTCCTTttaaatgctttttttttttaaatagaactaCTTGATCAATGCATGTCTAGACCCGTGAGCCTAGAAGAGGACTAAAATAGGtgaaattcttttataaataatatatcatgCAATCACGTTTGTAAGAGTTAGAAAGtgacttttttaattaaatttacctTGCATTCTCTGAGCTGTACTTTTATCCAAGTCAAGGTGCATAATTTATTTGcacctattaaaaaaaaaaagtttaagcaTGTGCATGTGCCTTCATAGTTGAAAAGATGAACCTTTCAATAGATctaagaataaattttgtattatttccAACCACTGATCAGATATCCAAAGCATCACTTTCTGATTTCAAagcttaaattaaattgcatcaAGCTCAAATATAAGTAACCAAAATATATGTACGTGCATcattcttaaaagttacaagCTTCTAGGTAGAAGAAATTTTGACTATATATTAACCCATTTGCAGGGGCAAATCAACAAGgaaatcagaaaaaaaaaaaaaaagattacagaTTGAGAAATCAAGACACAGAATAAGCATACATAACACAGagcaaatgataattttcaactCATAATAAGATTAATATTGGATCGAATGGGGCTTCTTTGTTTAAGTAAAAACCTGAGCTGAGCGTTTTGACACTCCAGCTTTGTATCCCAATGCCTACTCCTTGATCCGATTGCTCGAACTACTCTTGGAAATTCAACAAACCCTTTAATCCCTCTCTTTATGTGAGGATTCTCAGGTTCTGATGGTGCTCTCCTTTGAATTGCGATTGATGCAGTGTCATTGCTTGCACTTGAAACCGCCCTTGTCGATTCTCTTGAATCAATCTCATTACTGCAAGCGCCAATACTAGATTTCTCACTACTCAATGCCAACCTGGCAAATTTTCCTGAAAGGCTATGAGAAGCTGTTAAAAACCCTGGAAATTTATCCTCTTGATTCCTCCGTAACTTTTCTGTCCTGGTACTTGAAGTATCAATTTGAGTCCTTTTAGATTCTTCCAATTCTTGTAACTTTTCTTCAAAGAGAATCTTGGCCTCGGTGAGCTTCATTTGAACTCTTTCTTCTCGTAACACTTGAGCCATTCGGAGcatctttctctcttcttccATTTCTCGCTTTATCCGATCAATTTCTTCTCTATCAGAGGAAATATCTCTAGCAAGCTCTTCACAAAGTCTCTCCATTGTCTCTCTTCCTCTTCTCTCCTCAGCCAGCTCTCTAGCGAGTCTCTTATTCATTGACTCAGCCCTTTTACGTGCTTTGCGTTCATAATCAAGCTCAGCTTTCAATTCCATGATCTGGGCCTGAGCGATATCTAGCTCAGTCTCCATCATTGGCCTGAAGAAAGTTAGATCCCAGAAAGAAGCCGCGATCTTACGAGCTGAGACTGCAGGAAGATGAAACTGGTGAATATGCTTGGTATTGCTTTGGCATTGATGATGATCATGATGATTTTGACGGTGCTTCTGAGAATTATAAAATGGATTCTCATAAAGTTTCCAGCTCGAGCAAGTGGTGGGGGTGATGGGTTCTTGAGAACTAATGGTATTAATTTTAGAACTATTTTCAGGGCTagtgatcatcatcatcaccacctCCTCcgtatcttcttcttcttcttctattgCTACTACTTTTGTATATgaactttttctttatatagcTTTTTGCtcgctttctttttcttttcccctctcAAGAAAGCAATTGAGGTAGGCCCTTATCTCCTGGAGCTTGCTTTGAAGATGTGGATTGTAAAGAAAGATACATCACATGCACCTCATCTTCTCCCTAATCAAATCCACCGTATCGTGGAGGTACTCTCTCTTCATTTCTAAATCTTTTACTTCTACGAATAAATTTCTTGCCTTCTATATGCGGCCCTCAACCGGGCAATCTCCTTGAGTGATGAACTAAGTAGTGGGCTAGTGGCTCAATATTGTAGAGGCCCCAAATTGCCAGCCCGTTTGACCCTCTTTGTACAGACAAGAGAGCAATCAGTGCCGGTGCGGGTTAATGCATtagttgaagaaaaaatttcgTGGGACCGTCCACTAGTTTTCTATCACGTGGTAGAAATTAGGTTGCAAAGTGGGCCTCACTATGggattttctaaattttagaaGTCAATAAATGTTATACTAAGATCCAATACTCTTCGATTGCATAATGGATTATCTCATCAGAATAGTCCTAGGCAAGTTCCGTTCCTTTAGTCAGACTAGTGGGCACCGATTCACATGAGTTCTGTTTCAGAATAAATCGAAATTTTTGGTTCTATTTAGTTTaggaatttcaaaaaattaatttgagaattttcattcggttcggtttcaattttaatcaattcgatttttttttaaaattatgaaacacTGAAccgaatttaaaaattattttactccAGTTTAACTACTTTAAATATCACGTGgcatttctttaatttagaaattattttttttagttttttgttCGATTttttgatttgaaatttaaaatggaGAACTGAACCGGAGTATTCTATTTTATACCAAACtgaaatattcaatttttttcttaaaaaaaaaattatgaaccaAACCCCAAAAGATAAAACCCAACCCGTAATTTTTCAGGTTCGGTTTAGTTTTGCCACCCCAAGGTGGGACATTTTGCATCATATGTAAATGGCTAGTTTGTCCACATGTTGCATCTACTTTCGTATCTTAAGAGTCAAACTCTTGACTGGTTGTTGGTAGAGAAACCAACTTACCATCTTTTCTGAAATGTTACACGAAAATGTATATAATATGTTCAtgggtaattttatttagaattacTCGATCCTTTTACAGAAATTAGGATGTTACAAAAGGTTCTTTTGCTCTCGTTTCGGTAATGTTCTTGATGATTCATAAAGACAAATGCATCAGATGAGTCCGTTAGTTATTTGCAATCCttctcaaataaataatgtctACTCGGAAAGCATTTGAAGGAGAAAGGACGGTAAAAGCATCATCACTTCAGTCAGTCCCCAAAATATTCATGTTTTCTACAGTCTCCTCTGTTCGCCACTCGGCCTTTACCCCGagtgaagaaaaatatacTTGAGCTTTGAGAATTGCAGTGGACCCCTAAATAGCCATATAAGTGATACCGTCGCAGGTTGTTAGTGATTGTGCTATAGTAAAATGTCGCCTCTCAAAGACAATTAAGGTGAAGCACCATTCTTGAATTCACTTTCACCAAGTAGTGGGACGTGGCATCTAGAGAATTACTTACACCTAGTGTAATTAGGCTTTCATGCAAAAGAAGCAATTCCACAACTGCTTAAACATGCAATTGAGTACTAGATTCCTACATATGGTTAAATCTATATAGGACATCTCTTTTAGATTACAAATAAAGCAATCTTCCATGGTCATGCGCCATGGTCTTATACATGCCTACTCAAAGACACTGTTCCATGGCAACTCGAAGAGTGTTGAACCGCTGCCCCACTAAAGTGAGAGTAATGTTTTGAGTCCTCGTGTCAACCATTTCTCTTCTAATTATATAATCAGGTGGAGGCAAACATCTTCCCTACCAATGTCAATGTAGAAGATATCCCTCCGATTAGGGAGGATGGAAATCATCAGTTTTGTTGTGATAAGACTTAACTTAGGGTAATCCTAATAGATTTCTAATCGTAAATACCAGTAACCTTCTAATTGTAGTATTAATGTTTTCCACGTAcaccatataaaaaaaaaaaggacaagcAACTAAACGAAGCATATATGAATCATCAACAATATCCATATTACCCAGCCCTAATAACTCTCTACAAGATGCAGCCAACCATTTCATATATCTCAACCAACCAAATGTTATTCAAAAACACACAAGCCAACCAAATGTTATTCAAAAACACACAAGCCAACCAAATGAATAATTAGGTGGGGAAAAGAGAACCAAGGGCCAGGCACGGCCCTGACAATGAAATCACAAGGACTAACTAGCTCACACAAGCTCataattcatcaattttaaataatcaaaaactGAATCTAGAGATGACATAACAACCAAAGTATGAATTACTTAAAAAAGGAGCACCAAAACCATAAAACCATTCATAAAATGGCGGGAGTGACTTTCACCTATATGAAAGTGCAGGCAATCAGAATCATAACATCTCTACTCTTTCCAacaaaatacaatttaaataatgaCTTTGGTTGAAGAAGTTCCTGGTTACCATCACAATAGGCAAGCAAGGTGAGTTACATCAACACCAACTCTTAAGGCAATTCTTTTGCTTCTCAAGTTGACACAATATTTAACACAACCCAACCAAACGAAAACTCCACATTTCTCACCGAAACTCAGCAGCCTAAGACCAGTGAGTTATGTGGTTAAAGCactaaaacattaaatataaagaaataagACATTTGGCATAAAAGTGTGAAACATCATACTTGATGGCATCTGGACTTGAAAACTTAGCAATTATCCACAAACCCAAACAAACCTGTAATCAGCTAAAGCTGGACAATAAATGATTACTGCGCCCCTATCATTTAACCCAAGAGAAGAAAGTACACTCTTTTTTGTGTCTGTAAAATGTCCTAAAACATCTTTGTTCAAAAAAACCAACTAAAACCACCATCTTAGGAGAAAGGAATCTGAAAAggaagtaaataaataaaaatctaaacataaaacaaagttATGTATTCAACAATACAGAATATAATGCATACATGCGAAACCATCAATCTGTAAAGAGATGGCACATGTGATCAGACAAGAAAGCAGAACTATGAACATCGAAACATCCATTACAGTTATTTGGTGTTAAAACAGggttatattttcatttatcagGATGAGCAAACGAGTAAATCAATTTCACAGAGTCAATAAAAGTGCTACTACACTTTCAATTTAACATTACTTGGTACATTTCCTCATGATATGAAAAACTTGATATGCCACATTTCTTAAAGCATACCCTCatgttatgaaattttttttaacagaaatGCTGTGATTAGTCTATTCTAAATTACTTGTAGGTGCTTCTTTAACAGAAACAGAATTTGCCACATGTACTTCTCAAAACTGCACACCTTATAAATCAACtttatgcatatatatatacacaaaaataaataaaaataaactattggTAACAAAACATCCACTACCTTTCCAAGCCAAAATTTAAGGGAGACTATTTCCCTCACAAAAGCAGGAGATACACaagccaaaataaatatacacaaAAACACGTTTGTTTCTAAAAAGCAACTGGTCACCATCAGAATAACTATGTGctgcatatattttatttctttcttcaagGCTATGAAATGTCtagtttttcatttgattaCACATCATCCACAttagataatttgaaataaaagcacaatcatttctcaaaaagaaattcaaatatcATGTATGAGTATTACATGTACTATAAGATTCACAGACATATATCAAAGTTGAAAAAAGTAACCTACTAATTCCACCAGACAAAAACGAACCAATATGAGTAGGCAAGATTTCTACCTCGAGTCTCCTACTCTCCCATTTGGATGGTGTCAATCACAATTCAAACTCCTCTTCAAGCTTCAATGCCTCAGCAGCAGCCTCTTCCTCCTCATCATCAATCACAAAGTACGGATTATGTGCCTCGGGCTTAAACTTGTAACCGGTGAACACATAAAATGCCAGCGTGGCCAATTCTCCAGCCACCACGCTTGTCCACAGATACTTGTAGGAAGTAATAGTCTCAAGTGCATAGACCACCACCCGAGTAAAGTAAATGTAGCAGATAACCACAATATAGTACTGTCTGAACAGTGTGAGCTTCATCAAATTAACCGCGGCTTTGCCGTCAGTCCTGGCAGCCTCACGCAGGTTCTTGATCGACCAAACGATGGGGAACAAAACGGCACAGCAACACACAACATCCACAAGCAAGAATACTTGCTTCCACGTGATCCAATCCTGACCATACGGGCCCGTTTCATCAATAACCACCTGCGCAATATTAGCAACGACCTGGAGTGGGATCACGATCATCAGGACTTTCTTCTCTTTATCCTGCAGATACGGCTTCAAAAAGGACCATCCGGTACCGATCAAAACGATCAACGTGAAAAGCGTGATTCCTTTCAGGAAACTGAACATGTAAAACAAGACGTCCCAGCCGTGGGCGCTGCCGGTGCGTTTGATGTACGATTTATCTTCGGCCTCGCACAAGAGGTTCACCGCTTTGAGGACCACGACGGCGAGCATGAAAAAGTGGATGCGGAAAACAGTGAGTCGTTTCCTGTAAAGGACGTGGATCCAGAGACCGGCGAGGATGAAGTAGATTAGGGAGAAGAGGAAATAGATCCTAGGCAGAATCGTCTTGCCGGCGGAGAGGTAATCGCGATTGTTGGATCTTCCTTCGAGATTGTACATGGCGGATCTGACGTCCATGGAGACTTTGAGTTGCTGGAGACAATTGGCGAAAACGAGCGTGTATTGATCGGCGTCGTTCTCGGAATAGATGGTGCTGTACTCGGATTTGCCGTTGAGGTTGTTGAAGGTGAAGACTTGTTTGATTAGATCGGACTGGAGAACGCACGTGATCTCTCCGTCTTCGAGCTGTTGGAGCACGTGGAGCCATGAGTCGTGAGTGCAGAGGAAGAATCCGACCTTGGAGAAGTCGAGGTCCGGGTTTGAAAGGGAGATTTTGGAAACGTTGAGCTCGAGACGGCCACGGTGTGTGAACCCAAACTCGTCGAACGGGATTATCGGGCGGTTATCGTTTCGAATCTCGTTGAATCGGATCGCGGCCGATGAAAGGGAAAGCAATTGGAAGACCAACACACAGAAAACCAAGGATTTTGAGACACCCATTGATTTGTCTTCTGATTGCAAACCCGGCTTCAGTTTTCCAGATCAGATCTGTCTAACTGATATCTGACGACGATGTCGATGAGATTAGTGCTGTGCTGTGCGGCGCCTctgcctctctctctctctcccccctcCCTCTTTGCTCACTGTTTTACTTTTATGGCCTTTTTTTCTATTACCAATTACCACCAAAGCAAGCAAACGAGAAttggaaattataaaaatgatgacAAATGTTAACACTTCAACGAATGAATTTCGTATTCGTATTTGTGttggtttgatttttatttttattatcaaggaaattaatttattcaaggCAGGGCAAggtagaatttaaatttattctagTGTAAGAGAAGACGTCACAGACGTGGGCCTTTTCTTTTGCATCATTACCAAAATGCCATCAAAAGTTGGCCCTCTGCTCTGATGGTGTTCTGTGGGCATGatggtaattttatttggcCCGACGGGAAGATTCTTGGCCTCTTTTCTTCTTGTGGTACTTTTTAGTTTTATCGGCTAAAGGTTCCTTTCCAACCGAGATATTGAAAAGGTCCTTTCTTTAAAGAAAGCTATTGAGAGCCCTGACgacatatatattattattaatattaagctTGCTAGTGAATTAACGGTCCATGGTGaggaatttatttaattaatgctgATTCGGTCACTCTTTATTATGTTATGACCCTCTTTCTTTAATCCACGAGTAGTAGTAAATAGTAATGCTATACAAATTGAGAATTGGTGCTAAATTTACCTGGAATGTCACTTCAATTGTTAAAATTACACGCAACTGCTAGCG encodes:
- the LOC102630655 gene encoding protein CANDIDATE G-PROTEIN COUPLED RECEPTOR 7; the encoded protein is MGVSKSLVFCVLVFQLLSLSSAAIRFNEIRNDNRPIIPFDEFGFTHRGRLELNVSKISLSNPDLDFSKVGFFLCTHDSWLHVLQQLEDGEITCVLQSDLIKQVFTFNNLNGKSEYSTIYSENDADQYTLVFANCLQQLKVSMDVRSAMYNLEGRSNNRDYLSAGKTILPRIYFLFSLIYFILAGLWIHVLYRKRLTVFRIHFFMLAVVVLKAVNLLCEAEDKSYIKRTGSAHGWDVLFYMFSFLKGITLFTLIVLIGTGWSFLKPYLQDKEKKVLMIVIPLQVVANIAQVVIDETGPYGQDWITWKQVFLLVDVVCCCAVLFPIVWSIKNLREAARTDGKAAVNLMKLTLFRQYYIVVICYIYFTRVVVYALETITSYKYLWTSVVAGELATLAFYVFTGYKFKPEAHNPYFVIDDEEEEAAAEALKLEEEFEL
- the LOC102617571 gene encoding protein BRANCHLESS TRICHOME, giving the protein MMMITSPENSSKINTISSQEPITPTTCSSWKLYENPFYNSQKHRQNHHDHHQCQSNTKHIHQFHLPAVSARKIAASFWDLTFFRPMMETELDIAQAQIMELKAELDYERKARKRAESMNKRLARELAEERRGRETMERLCEELARDISSDREEIDRIKREMEEERKMLRMAQVLREERVQMKLTEAKILFEEKLQELEESKRTQIDTSSTRTEKLRRNQEDKFPGFLTASHSLSGKFARLALSSEKSSIGACSNEIDSRESTRAVSSASNDTASIAIQRRAPSEPENPHIKRGIKGFVEFPRVVRAIGSRSRHWDTKLECQNAQLRFLLKQRSPIRSNINLIMS